Proteins from a single region of Euwallacea similis isolate ESF13 chromosome 21, ESF131.1, whole genome shotgun sequence:
- the LOC136415798 gene encoding uncharacterized protein → MPIKSSKTYQRVYDNFNTWREKNQYSDYAENTFLAFFQEHANLNANSSTMWTHFSMLKRLMSINHGIDLSSYKNLKLYLKKLNKGYQPKKSPVFTRNQFMQFLNEAPDDKYLGVKVVLMMGVLGACRCDDLVYLKTDQIQDLESILYITLKERNDQLIRTFTIAGDIYIDIYRKFLSLRPSDYKDSRFFLNYTNGRCVRSPMGKHTIASVPRKVANYLNLPDWKEYTGLCLKQSTPNVTGIYRKSRNSY, encoded by the exons ATGCCCATAAAATCCTCTAAAACTTATCAACGCGTCTATGATAACTTCAATACGTGGagagagaaaaatcaatattcaGATTATGcggaaaatacttttttggcTTTCTTTCAAGAACATGCTAATTTGAACGCCAACTCCTCGACCATGTGGACTCATTTTTCAATGCTGAAGCGTCTGATGAGTATCAACCATGGCATAGATTTATCTTCATACAAGAATCTAAAACTTTAtcttaaaaaactgaataagGGTTATCAACCAAAGAAGTCTCCAGTGTTCACTAGAAACCAGTTCATGCAGTTCCTGAATGAAGCACCGGACGACAAGTATTTAGGAGTTAAG GTAGTATTGATGATGGGCGTTCTTGGAGCGTGCCGATGTGATGATTTGGTCTACTTGAAGACTGACCAAATCCAAGATCTCGAATCGATATTATATATAACTCTCAAAGAACGAAATGACCAACTAATCCGAACTTTCACCATCGCTGGGGATATTTACATCGACATCTATCGAAAGTTCCTCAGCCTGCGTCCATCTGATTACAAGGATTCGAGGTTTTTCTTAAACTACACCAATGGGAGATGTGTGAGGTCTCCCATGGGGAAACACACAATTGCTAGTGTTCCTAGAAAAGTGGCTAATTATCTGAATCTACCTGATTGGAAGGAATATACCGGGCTTTGCTTGAAGCAGAGCACTCCAAATGTGACTGGGATTTATCGCAAGTCACGAAATTCTTATTGA